In Bacteroides coprosuis DSM 18011, the following are encoded in one genomic region:
- a CDS encoding universal protein YeaZ (COGs: COG1214 Inactive homolog of metal-dependent protease putative molecular chaperone~InterPro IPR022496:IPR000905~KEGG: bfs:BF3497 glycoprotease family exported protein~PFAM: Peptidase M22, glycoprotease~SPTR: Putative glycoprotease;~TIGRFAM: Conserved hypothetical protein CHP03725, YeaZ~IMG reference gene:2504105705~PFAM: Glycoprotease family~TIGRFAM: universal bacterial protein YeaZ), with product MSCILHIETSTAVCSVAVSQDTDVIFKKEEFKGPSHAVLLGVFVDEALSSIDSHGIPLDAVAVSCGPGSYTGLRIGVSMAKGICYGRNVPLIAIPTLKVLAVPVLLHKEIPEDALLCPMIDARRMEVYSAIYDRSLSEQKPISADIIDENSYIEFLDKQPVYFFGDGAAKCKDQITHPNAHFIDNINALAGSMMPLAEKAIWNKDFVDVAYFEPFYLKEFVATKPKKNIL from the coding sequence ATGTCGTGTATACTACACATTGAAACGTCTACTGCTGTATGCTCAGTTGCAGTAAGTCAAGACACAGATGTAATATTTAAGAAAGAAGAATTTAAGGGACCTTCACACGCCGTACTTCTTGGCGTATTCGTAGATGAAGCCCTATCGTCTATAGATAGTCATGGAATTCCTTTAGATGCAGTTGCTGTTAGTTGTGGACCAGGTTCTTATACGGGTTTGCGTATCGGTGTCTCAATGGCAAAAGGGATTTGTTATGGTCGCAATGTTCCATTAATAGCAATACCTACACTTAAAGTGTTGGCTGTGCCTGTATTGTTGCATAAGGAGATACCCGAAGATGCTCTATTATGTCCAATGATTGATGCTCGTAGAATGGAAGTTTATTCTGCTATCTATGATAGATCTTTGAGTGAACAAAAGCCGATCTCTGCAGATATTATTGATGAAAACTCTTATATTGAGTTTTTAGATAAACAACCTGTGTATTTCTTTGGTGATGGTGCTGCAAAATGCAAAGACCAAATAACTCATCCGAATGCTCACTTTATTGACAATATAAATGCTTTGGCTGGTAGTATGATGCCTTTGGCCGAAAAAGCAATTTGGAATAAAGACTTTGTGGATGTAGCCTATTTTGAACCTTTCTACTTGAAAGAATTTGTAGCAACTAAGCCTAAAAAGAATATACTATAA
- a CDS encoding hypothetical protein (KEGG: bfs:BF3496 hypothetical protein~SPTR: Putative uncharacterized protein;~IMG reference gene:2504105704) — MEYNTQKMRMPLPEYGRSIQNMVNYALTIEDRSERQRCANTIIDIMGNMFPHLRDVPDFKHKLWDHLAIMSDFKLDIDYPYEIVREDNLHTRPSVLPYPQTRIRFRHYGKTIEKLISEADKLEDGDEKNHLVALIANHMKKSYTTWNRDSIDDEKIDNDLRDLSRGTLRLNDAILKIMNARVSQYQNRPKNRNNQRRNYKH; from the coding sequence ATGGAGTATAATACACAGAAGATGAGAATGCCTTTGCCAGAGTATGGTAGAAGTATTCAGAATATGGTTAATTACGCATTGACTATTGAGGATAGAAGTGAACGTCAGCGATGTGCAAATACGATAATAGATATTATGGGGAATATGTTCCCTCATTTGCGCGATGTTCCCGATTTTAAACATAAACTATGGGATCATTTAGCTATAATGTCCGATTTTAAGCTTGATATTGACTATCCTTACGAAATTGTGCGTGAAGACAATCTTCATACTCGCCCTTCAGTTCTACCTTACCCTCAAACTCGTATCCGCTTTCGTCACTATGGTAAAACTATTGAAAAACTTATCAGTGAGGCAGATAAACTAGAAGATGGGGATGAAAAGAATCATTTGGTTGCGTTGATAGCAAACCATATGAAAAAAAGTTATACAACTTGGAATAGAGATTCTATTGATGACGAAAAAATTGATAATGATTTGAGAGATTTATCAAGAGGAACATTAAGACTGAATGATGCTATCCTTAAAATAATGAATGCTCGCGTCTCACAATATCAAAATCGCCCTAAGAATAGAAATAATCAACGTCGAAATTATAAACATTAG
- a CDS encoding Conserved hypothetical protein CHP00255 (COGs: COG1561 Uncharacterized stress-induced protein~InterPro IPR005229:IPR013527:IPR013551~KEGG: bth:BT_2008 hypothetical protein~PFAM: YicC-like, N-terminal; Domain of unknown function DUF1732~SPTR: Putative uncharacterized protein;~TIGRFAM: Conserved hypothetical protein CHP00255~IMG reference gene:2504105706~PFAM: YicC-like family, N-terminal region; Domain of unknown function (DUF1732)~TIGRFAM: TIGR00255 family protein) has protein sequence MIQSMTGYGKAIATLPDKKITIEIKSLNSKSLDLSTRIAPAYREKEIEIRKILSKQVSRGKVDFNLWIDKEDLSDAAVTINEALIEGYYKQISTISQNLNIPVPNDWFQTLLKMPDVLTKPEIQEVSEEEWQIVLKTIEEAIEHLNTFRNQEGAALEKKFVHNIDTIESLLATIDPYEKERVEKIRERITDSLENALDVEYDNNRLEQELIFYIEKLDVNEEKQRLKNHLTYFVTTLNSKAGQGKKLGFIAQEIGREINTLGSKSNHAEMQRIVVQMKDELEQIKEQVLNVL, from the coding sequence ATGATACAATCAATGACGGGATATGGTAAAGCTATTGCCACTCTACCCGATAAAAAGATAACAATCGAGATTAAATCTCTTAATAGTAAATCATTAGATTTATCAACAAGGATAGCTCCTGCATACCGTGAAAAAGAGATTGAAATTCGTAAGATTTTATCAAAACAAGTTTCTCGTGGTAAAGTAGATTTCAATCTATGGATTGACAAAGAAGATTTATCTGATGCTGCAGTTACGATTAATGAAGCTCTTATTGAAGGGTATTATAAGCAAATTAGTACAATTTCGCAAAATTTAAACATCCCTGTTCCAAACGATTGGTTCCAGACACTCCTTAAAATGCCAGATGTTCTTACTAAACCAGAGATACAAGAGGTTAGCGAAGAAGAATGGCAAATTGTTCTAAAAACAATTGAAGAGGCTATTGAGCACCTAAATACATTTAGAAACCAAGAAGGTGCTGCTCTTGAGAAAAAATTTGTACACAATATCGATACAATAGAATCTCTTCTAGCTACTATAGATCCTTACGAAAAAGAACGTGTAGAAAAAATCAGAGAACGCATTACTGATTCTCTTGAAAATGCTCTTGACGTAGAATATGATAATAATCGCCTAGAGCAAGAACTGATTTTCTATATTGAGAAATTAGATGTTAACGAAGAAAAGCAACGTCTTAAAAACCACTTAACTTACTTTGTTACTACACTTAACAGCAAAGCTGGTCAAGGAAAGAAACTAGGTTTTATTGCTCAAGAAATTGGTCGTGAAATTAATACACTTGGCAGTAAATCAAACCATGCAGAAATGCAACGTATCGTAGTTCAAATGAAAGACGAGCTAGAGCAAATCAAAGAACAAGTATTGAATGTATTATAA
- a CDS encoding 1-deoxy-D-xylulose 5-phosphate reductoisomerase (COGs: COG0743 1-deoxy-D-xylulose 5-phosphate reductoisomerase~HAMAP: 1-deoxy-D-xylulose 5-phosphate reductoisomerase~InterPro IPR003821:IPR013512:IPR013644~KEGG: bfs:BF3492 1-deoxy-D-xylulose 5-phosphate reductoisomerase~PFAM: 1-deoxy-D-xylulose 5-phosphate reductoisomerase, N-terminal; 1-deoxy-D-xylulose 5-phosphate reductoisomerase, C-terminal~PRIAM: 1-deoxy-D-xylulose-5-phosphate reductoisomerase~SPTR: Putative terpenoid biosynthesis related reductoisomerase;~TIGRFAM: 1-deoxy-D-xylulose 5-phosphate reductoisomerase~IMG reference gene:2504105701~PFAM: 1-deoxy-D-xylulose 5-phosphate reductoisomerase; 1-deoxy-D-xylulose 5-phosphate reductoisomerase C-terminal~TIGRFAM: 1-deoxy-D-xylulose 5-phosphate reductoisomerase), whose product MNEVRKKQIAILGSTGSIGTQALDVISEHPNLFEVYALTANNRVDELIQQARKFLPDVVVIANESKYSYLKESLQDLPIKVYAGADALTQIVTAHPIDIVLTAMVGYAGLKPTIEAIKAKKIIALANKETLVVAGELINSLAQEYRVPILPVDSEHSAIFQCLVGEYDNPIEKIILTASGGPFRTTSLGDLARVTKTQALKHPNWDMGAKITIDSASMMNKGFEVLEAKWLFGVDPSQIDVVVHPQSVIHSMVQFEDGSVKAQLGAPDMRTPIQYAFSYPNRVKSSVKRLSFVEYSTLTFETPDTTRFRNLALAYEAMHQAGNMPCILNAANEIVVSAFLKDKIGFLEMSDVIEQTMLKVAHLKTPSYDDYVATDSEARIFASEFVSKVMK is encoded by the coding sequence ATGAATGAAGTTAGAAAAAAACAGATTGCAATATTAGGCTCTACTGGCTCTATAGGTACTCAGGCATTAGATGTAATCAGTGAACATCCTAATTTGTTTGAGGTATATGCTCTCACAGCAAATAATAGAGTAGATGAGTTAATACAACAGGCAAGGAAGTTTCTTCCAGATGTTGTAGTTATTGCTAATGAAAGTAAATATTCCTATTTAAAAGAATCTCTACAAGACTTACCGATTAAAGTTTATGCTGGGGCAGATGCTCTAACTCAAATAGTAACAGCTCATCCTATTGATATTGTATTGACTGCAATGGTGGGGTATGCTGGATTAAAACCAACAATAGAAGCAATTAAGGCTAAAAAAATAATTGCGCTAGCGAATAAAGAAACTTTAGTTGTTGCTGGTGAGTTAATAAATAGTTTAGCTCAAGAGTATAGAGTTCCCATTCTTCCTGTAGATTCTGAACATTCAGCAATATTTCAGTGTTTAGTGGGCGAATACGATAATCCAATAGAAAAAATCATATTAACAGCATCTGGTGGTCCATTCCGTACAACATCTTTAGGTGATTTAGCTAGAGTTACTAAAACTCAGGCACTAAAGCATCCTAATTGGGATATGGGGGCTAAAATTACTATAGATTCTGCATCTATGATGAATAAAGGTTTTGAGGTTCTAGAAGCAAAATGGTTATTTGGTGTAGATCCTAGCCAGATTGATGTTGTGGTACATCCTCAGTCAGTAATACACTCTATGGTACAGTTTGAAGATGGTTCTGTTAAAGCACAATTGGGTGCACCAGATATGAGAACACCTATACAATATGCTTTTTCTTATCCCAATAGAGTAAAATCTTCAGTTAAAAGATTAAGTTTTGTAGAATATTCAACATTAACCTTTGAAACTCCAGATACTACCCGATTTAGAAATTTAGCTTTGGCTTATGAGGCAATGCATCAAGCTGGCAATATGCCTTGCATTTTAAATGCAGCTAATGAAATTGTAGTAAGTGCATTTTTAAAGGATAAAATAGGATTTTTGGAGATGAGTGATGTTATTGAGCAAACTATGCTTAAAGTAGCTCACCTAAAAACTCCATCTTATGATGATTATGTAGCCACAGATAGTGAGGCTCGTATTTTCGCTTCTGAATTCGTTTCAAAAGTGATGAAATAG
- a CDS encoding anaerobic ribonucleoside-triphosphate reductase activating protein (COGs: COG0602 Organic radical activating protein~InterPro IPR012837:IPR007197~KEGG: bfs:BF3485 putative anaerobic ribonucleoside-triphosphate reductase activating protein~PFAM: Radical SAM~SPTR: Anaerobic ribonucleoside-triphosphate reductase-activating protein;~TIGRFAM: Ribonucleoside-triphosphate reductase activating, anaerobic~IMG reference gene:2504105699~PFAM: Radical SAM superfamily~TIGRFAM: anaerobic ribonucleoside-triphosphate reductase activating protein), whose product MNILHTYSETIVDGDGIRYSIYFAGCPHRCVGCHNPESRNPKAGTLLTDEKLDKIIDEINNNPLLDGITLSGGDPFFNPIEMLPIVKKLKDKTQLSIWCYTGFLYEELLKDKHSQAILEYIDVLVDGPFIQEKYSPTLPFRGSTNQRLIKLRN is encoded by the coding sequence ATGAATATATTACATACTTATTCAGAAACGATTGTTGATGGTGACGGAATTAGGTATTCAATCTACTTTGCAGGGTGCCCACATAGATGTGTGGGATGTCACAACCCCGAGAGTAGAAACCCCAAGGCTGGCACTTTACTAACCGATGAAAAACTGGATAAAATAATAGATGAAATCAATAATAATCCTTTGCTAGACGGTATTACTTTATCTGGAGGAGATCCTTTCTTTAACCCGATAGAAATGCTTCCTATAGTGAAGAAATTAAAAGATAAAACTCAGCTGTCAATTTGGTGCTATACTGGTTTCTTATATGAAGAGTTACTAAAAGACAAACATTCTCAAGCTATATTAGAATACATAGATGTACTTGTCGATGGACCTTTTATTCAGGAGAAATACTCTCCGACTCTTCCCTTTAGAGGCAGTACAAATCAGCGCTTAATAAAATTAAGAAATTGA
- a CDS encoding Ribosome maturation factor rimM (HAMAP: 16S rRNA processing protein RimM~InterPro IPR011961~KEGG: bfs:BF3494 16S rRNA-processing protein RimM~SPTR: Putative uncharacterized protein;~TIGRFAM: 16S rRNA processing protein RimM~IMG reference gene:2504105702~PFAM: RimM N-terminal domain~TIGRFAM: 16S rRNA processing protein RimM): MIREEEVIQVGFFTKTHGISGELSVEFINDIFDLADPDFIICKLDGILVPFFIEEYRFKTDTTALIKLQDVDSENKAKRFTKVEIYLPNTLVESSEEVDHYSWLSFKNFLITDTTIGEIGEIIDVDESTLNVLFKVNYSGEEILIPADESLIVGVDDDKRIIQMNLPEGLLSL, translated from the coding sequence ATGATAAGAGAAGAAGAAGTTATTCAGGTGGGCTTTTTTACAAAGACTCACGGCATTTCAGGTGAACTTTCAGTAGAATTTATCAATGACATCTTTGATTTAGCTGATCCTGATTTTATAATATGTAAGCTTGATGGTATTTTAGTTCCATTTTTTATTGAAGAATATCGATTTAAAACGGATACTACTGCTTTGATTAAATTACAAGATGTTGATTCTGAAAACAAAGCAAAACGGTTTACTAAAGTTGAAATATACTTACCTAATACTTTAGTAGAATCTTCTGAAGAAGTTGACCATTACTCTTGGTTGAGCTTTAAAAACTTTCTAATAACGGATACTACAATAGGTGAGATTGGTGAAATTATTGATGTTGACGAATCTACACTTAATGTCCTATTTAAAGTAAATTATTCTGGTGAAGAGATTTTAATCCCTGCTGATGAAAGTCTGATAGTAGGGGTGGATGATGATAAACGCATTATCCAAATGAATTTACCTGAAGGGTTACTTTCTTTGTAG
- a CDS encoding UDP-N-acetylglucosamine1-carboxyvinyltransferase (COGs: COG0766 UDP-N-acetylglucosamine enolpyruvyl transferase~HAMAP: UDP-N-acetylglucosamine 1-carboxyvinyltransferase~InterPro IPR005750:IPR001986~KEGG: bfs:BF3495 UDP-N-acetylglucosamine 1-carboxyvinyltransferase~PFAM: Enolpyruvate transferase domain~PRIAM: UDP-N-acetylglucosamine 1-carboxyvinyltransferase~SPTR: Putative uncharacterized protein;~TIGRFAM: UDP-N-acetylglucosamine 1-carboxyvinyltransferase~IMG reference gene:2504105703~PFAM: EPSP synthase (3-phosphoshikimate 1-carboxyvinyltransferase)~TIGRFAM: UDP-N-acetylglucosamine 1-carboxyvinyltransferase), with product MASFIIEGGHKLHGDIYPQGAKNEVLQIICASLLTSEEITVHNIPDILDVNNLIQLIRRIGVKVEKKGVDTYSFKAENVDLEYLASDDFLKKCSSLRGSVMLIGPLVTRFGRAVISKPGGDKIGRRRLDTHLLGIQKLGAKFEYNDADGMCELTASKLKGCYMLLDEASVTGTANIVMAATLAEGITTIYNAACEPYLQQLCKMLNRMGAKISGIASNLLTIEGVDKLKGTEHTVLPDMIEVGSFIGMAAMTGSEITIKNVSYENLGIIPDSFKRLGIELEQIGDDIFVPAQDGYEIDTFIDGSIMTIADAPWPGLTPDLLSVMLVIATQAKGSVLIHQKMFESRLFFVDKLIDMGAQIILCDPHRAVVNGHNKQIQLRGGNMTSPDIRAGIALLIAAMSAKGVSRIHNIEQIDRGYQNIEDRLNAIGARITRI from the coding sequence ATGGCTTCATTCATTATTGAAGGTGGACATAAATTGCATGGTGATATTTATCCTCAAGGTGCAAAAAATGAAGTTTTACAAATTATTTGTGCTTCACTTCTAACTTCTGAAGAAATTACTGTCCATAATATTCCTGATATTCTTGATGTAAATAACTTAATCCAATTGATAAGACGAATTGGTGTTAAAGTAGAGAAGAAAGGAGTTGACACCTATAGTTTTAAAGCTGAAAATGTAGATTTAGAATATTTAGCAAGTGATGATTTCTTGAAAAAATGTTCTAGTTTGCGTGGTTCAGTAATGTTGATAGGTCCTTTGGTTACTCGTTTTGGCAGAGCTGTTATTTCCAAACCTGGAGGAGATAAAATAGGTCGTCGTAGACTAGATACACATCTTCTTGGAATCCAAAAATTAGGTGCAAAGTTCGAATATAACGATGCCGATGGTATGTGTGAATTGACAGCTAGTAAACTAAAGGGTTGCTATATGTTATTGGATGAGGCTTCTGTTACGGGTACAGCAAATATTGTGATGGCTGCTACTTTAGCTGAAGGGATTACTACTATTTATAATGCAGCGTGTGAACCCTATTTGCAGCAACTCTGTAAGATGTTGAATAGAATGGGCGCTAAGATCAGTGGTATTGCTTCTAATTTACTCACTATAGAAGGTGTGGATAAGTTGAAAGGTACCGAACATACTGTTTTGCCAGATATGATAGAAGTGGGTTCATTCATTGGTATGGCTGCTATGACTGGTAGTGAAATTACGATTAAAAATGTTTCTTACGAGAATTTAGGAATTATTCCAGATAGTTTTAAAAGACTAGGCATAGAGCTTGAGCAAATAGGTGATGATATCTTTGTCCCCGCTCAAGATGGTTATGAGATAGATACTTTTATTGATGGTTCTATTATGACTATTGCTGATGCTCCATGGCCTGGATTAACACCCGACTTATTAAGTGTTATGTTAGTTATTGCTACTCAAGCAAAGGGGAGTGTCCTTATTCACCAAAAAATGTTTGAAAGTCGCTTATTCTTTGTCGATAAATTAATTGATATGGGCGCTCAAATCATTTTGTGCGATCCTCACCGTGCTGTTGTTAATGGACACAATAAACAGATTCAACTCCGTGGAGGTAATATGACATCTCCAGATATTCGTGCAGGTATTGCTCTGCTAATTGCTGCAATGAGTGCAAAAGGGGTGAGTCGTATTCATAATATAGAACAGATAGACCGTGGATATCAGAATATTGAAGATCGCCTAAATGCTATAGGGGCAAGAATTACACGTATATGA
- a CDS encoding Guanylate kinase (COGs: COG0194 Guanylate kinase~HAMAP: Guanylate kinase, sub-group~InterPro IPR017665:IPR008144:IPR008145~KEGG: bvu:BVU_1644 guanylate kinase~PFAM: Guanylate kinase~PRIAM: Guanylate kinase~SMART: Guanylate kinase/L-type calcium channel~SPTR: Guanylate kinase;~TIGRFAM: Guanylate kinase, sub-group~IMG reference gene:2504105707~PFAM: Guanylate kinase~TIGRFAM: guanylate kinase), whose amino-acid sequence MAGKLIIFSAPSGSGKSTIINHLLTQNLNLAFSISATSRPPRGSEKHGIEYFFLTPEEFKKRIANNEFLEYEEVYPDRFYGTLKNQVEKQTEAGQNVIFDVDVVGGCNIKKYFGDKALSIFIQPPSIEELRKRLEGRATDSHEVIEQRISKAEYELGFASKFDCVIINDNLEHALNQAEKIIKDFVEA is encoded by the coding sequence ATGGCGGGAAAACTAATTATATTTTCGGCCCCATCGGGTTCGGGCAAATCAACAATAATCAACCATCTTCTTACTCAAAATTTAAATCTAGCCTTCTCTATATCTGCTACTAGCAGACCTCCTCGTGGCTCAGAGAAGCATGGTATAGAATACTTCTTTTTAACTCCAGAAGAGTTTAAGAAAAGGATAGCGAATAATGAATTTTTAGAATATGAAGAAGTTTATCCAGATCGCTTCTATGGCACTTTAAAAAATCAAGTTGAAAAGCAAACTGAAGCTGGTCAAAATGTTATTTTTGATGTAGATGTTGTGGGTGGATGCAACATCAAAAAATATTTCGGAGATAAAGCCCTTTCTATTTTTATTCAACCCCCTTCTATTGAAGAACTTCGCAAACGATTAGAAGGAAGAGCTACTGATTCCCATGAAGTTATTGAACAAAGAATCAGTAAAGCTGAATATGAACTAGGTTTTGCTTCAAAATTTGATTGTGTTATTATCAATGATAATCTAGAGCATGCTTTAAATCAAGCAGAGAAGATTATCAAAGATTTTGTTGAAGCATAA
- a CDS encoding peptidase M50 (COGs: COG0750 membrane-associated Zn-dependent protease 1~InterPro IPR008915~KEGG: bth:BT_2001 membrane-associated zinc metalloprotease~PFAM: Peptidase M50~SPTR: Putative uncharacterized protein;~IMG reference gene:2504105700~PFAM: Peptidase family M50~TIGRFAM: RIP metalloprotease RseP): METFLIKALQLMMSLSLLVIVHEGGHFLFARLFKVRVETFCVFFHPWFKLFKYKPKNSETEYVLGWLPLGGYCKISGMIDESMDTEQMKQPPQPWEFRSKPAWQRLMIMIGGVLFNFVLALIIYAAILFTWGETYVETSQLPYGMEFNEAAHEVGFKDGDILISADGKAFGKYGAEVVSSVADARQVTVLRGGKETSVYIPEDFMQMLMADGHAFAQLRVSSRLNVVVEDSPAQKAGLAVGDSVVSINDNFVDSWNEAFSALEKVKAEKASNIKVQAYRGDELMDFTIQTDSLYKLGLLGTYPEYQTKEYSLLASIPAGAQLGVNTLKNYANSMKHVFSKEGVKQLGGFGAIGSFFPAQWDWLSFWNMTALLSIILAFMNILPIPALDGGHVFFLLYEIITRRKPSDKFLERAQVVGMLILFTLLIWANLNDVLRFLL; encoded by the coding sequence ATGGAAACATTTTTAATAAAAGCACTGCAATTAATGATGAGCCTTTCCCTGCTTGTTATTGTTCATGAAGGGGGACACTTCTTATTTGCACGTTTATTTAAAGTACGAGTTGAAACCTTTTGTGTATTCTTTCACCCGTGGTTTAAATTGTTTAAATATAAACCTAAGAATAGTGAAACCGAATATGTACTGGGTTGGTTGCCACTGGGGGGATACTGCAAGATCTCTGGTATGATTGATGAGTCAATGGATACTGAGCAAATGAAACAACCACCTCAGCCTTGGGAGTTTCGCTCTAAACCTGCTTGGCAACGTCTAATGATTATGATTGGGGGAGTTTTATTCAACTTCGTATTGGCCTTGATTATTTATGCTGCTATTCTTTTTACATGGGGTGAAACTTATGTTGAGACTTCACAATTACCATATGGTATGGAATTTAATGAAGCTGCACACGAAGTAGGTTTCAAAGATGGAGATATTCTTATTTCTGCTGATGGTAAAGCTTTTGGTAAATATGGTGCAGAAGTTGTTTCATCTGTAGCAGATGCTCGTCAGGTAACAGTACTAAGAGGTGGTAAGGAAACTTCTGTTTACATTCCTGAAGACTTTATGCAAATGTTAATGGCTGATGGACATGCTTTTGCACAATTGCGTGTGTCTTCTAGGCTAAATGTAGTTGTGGAAGATTCCCCAGCTCAAAAAGCAGGCTTGGCTGTTGGAGATAGTGTTGTATCTATAAATGACAATTTTGTTGATTCTTGGAATGAGGCTTTTAGTGCTTTAGAAAAAGTTAAAGCAGAAAAGGCATCTAATATAAAAGTTCAAGCGTATAGAGGAGATGAATTGATGGATTTTACTATTCAAACAGATTCTTTATATAAATTAGGACTTCTAGGTACTTATCCAGAATATCAGACTAAAGAATATAGCTTATTAGCTTCAATTCCTGCGGGTGCCCAATTGGGTGTAAATACTCTAAAGAACTATGCCAACTCTATGAAGCATGTGTTTTCTAAAGAAGGTGTGAAGCAGCTTGGAGGTTTTGGTGCAATTGGAAGCTTCTTCCCAGCACAATGGGATTGGTTGTCTTTCTGGAATATGACAGCTCTATTGTCTATCATTTTAGCTTTTATGAATATCCTTCCTATTCCTGCCTTGGATGGTGGTCACGTATTCTTCTTATTGTACGAAATCATAACACGTAGAAAACCGAGTGATAAATTCCTAGAGAGGGCACAAGTAGTAGGTATGCTTATCTTATTCACTTTGCTTATTTGGGCAAATTTAAATGATGTATTAAGATTCTTGTTATAA